The Nocardioides ochotonae genome segment CGGATGGTACTGGGGTTGCCCTGGATGGAGGCAGGTCACCGCCGCATAGGCGTCGCAGGTCGGCCTATCTGGACTGGCTCGTGCTCGGGCTTGGGCTCCAGCTCGGCCGACATGCTCGCGGCGATTGCGCCACCTGCGATGCCGACCAACAGCCAGGCCAGGGAGGGCGTCCCGCGCACCCAGTACACGTCGATGTAGGCGTGCACAAAGGTGGCGGCGCTCGCGCAGATCGCGAGAACGATCAGCGGAGACACTCGGAAATGGCGAACCAGCCACACCATCGTCACGCCCATGAGGAAGAGGAATCCGAGCAGCAGTGGCCACCCGCCCTCGACCAGCGCTAGGGCGTACACGTTGTGCGGGTCGGTGGTAGGAACTCGGATGATGGCCGAGAAGTACTGCTGGTACTCGCCGATCCCGACACCGGTCCACTGGTGGTGTGACCACTGCGTCAATGCGTCTTCGACGAACACGTCTCGCAGGTCTGCGTTGTATCGGCCCTCGCTGCTGCGGTTCAGGATGCGGTCTACCATTGCGGCCGGGAGGAAGGCGAGCGCTGCCCAGGCTGCGGCCCCCATGCCAGCGAGAGCGATGACGCTCGTCTTCAGCGAGCGACCGAGCGCCAGCAGCACGAGGGCCGCGACAGCGAGGCTGACCATCGAACCCCGGCTGCCGGTGCACGCCAGCCCGCCGACAAGAATCACGACCGGCACCAGCCGCCAAGTGGACTTCCACATAATAAGGGCGATCAGAATCGCAACCACGATGACCGACCCCGCCGGGTTCTTCTGCACGCCGAGCACCCCAGTGCTGCCGGGTGCGGCGTACCAAGCCAAGGCCAGCAGGAGCGATCCGGCGACGTAGACAATCAGCACGGGCCGCAAGGCCTTGCCCTGGTAAATCACGGCGCCCAAGACCAGCCACACCACGACCAGCTCGATGCGCTGGACCAGCGTCAGCGCGGTATGGATGGACGGATGCACGCCGACAACCTGGAGCCCAGCGACGATGAAGTACACCGCCGCCCCGGCGACCGGCACGGCCACCGCCGCGAGCGGCCGCCACGGCAAGTCGCGGTGCTTGCCTTGGCTGTAGTACGACGCCAGGGCAAGCACCGCGAAGATGTCGCACAGCGCCAGCCCGAGACCGCCAGCCGAGACCACCAGAGGGGCAGCGAACGGCAGGGTCGCGGCGGCGAGCGTCGCCCACACACGCCAATCGCGGAAGAGCAGCACAGCTAGTACTAGTCCGACCACGCCGGCAGCAGGCTGATCGCCCAGCAGGGCGACGTACACAAGTAGGACGGAACCCAAGCCGTAAGCCGCGTAAGCCCCGACTCGCTTTGCCGCGCTTGGCGACCCATCTCCCCGTTCCAGCACCCGTGTACGCTACCGCAGCCCGCGACCGCGCCCTGACGCCTGAACGTTGGACACGCTCGGCCGGGAGCCGGCGTCGCCCGGCCTCACGCAGCGAAGTCGCGGAGACCGGATAGGACTTCCTGCGCGAGTCGATCGTGACCGCGCTGCGTGGGGTGCACGTCACCGTCTGGACGGTGCTCAATGCTCCAGCCGCGGTCGAACGCGTCGATGAAGTGCACACCGGCGCAAGCTGCCCCGTCGCGGATCTCCCCGTTCAGGCGCTCGAGTTCCGGCCGAACGTCAGGCGCGGGGATCGGCCCCAGCACGACGATTGCGGCGTCCGGAAGCTCACGCGCGAGGTAGCGGAACACCTGGTGAGCCCGATCCTCAACGCCGGGCTCGGGGAGATCATTGGGGCTCCCCTGGATGAAAACGACGTCCGGATTGAGTGGCACGACCTTCCGCTCGGCCATCAATCCGTAGTCCCAGCCCTTGCGATCCATGCCGTAATGCACGTAGCCCGCCCCGCGATTCGGGAATGGACTGAAGTCCCAGGCGACAGCATCGGCAACTTGGTCGATGTACCCACCGCTAGGCCGTTCAGCACCCTGCCCGTACATGAAGGAATCGCCGATCGCCGCGGCGACCACGTCGCCATCGCGGAGGTCAGGCACGGCGGCCACAGGATCGTGATCGCACGGCCCCTTCGGGGCCCTTATCGCGCTTGAGGCGCCGACAGTCTCGTCGACTCGGGAACTGAAGTGAGCCCATCCCGCCGCGATGCCTCCCGAAAGAGCCAGGATCAAGAAGGTCCCCCACAGTCGGGTCACCAGTGGGGAGGGATCGATGACTTGGCGCGCCGGCTTGCTCACGATCCGGAGGGTACCGGGACGCTGGCCGCCCCGCTGGGCCGCCCGCGAAGCACCGCTGGCGATCGCGTCACATGCCCCCGCGGCTCACCCGCCACAACAAACCGCTCGATCTGCAAGACGCACACGGCCGGGATAGCAGCACAATCATCTGTCAATAGGCGGCCCACCACGTCGCGCAAGGGGTTCGAATCCCGCATCGGAAGATAGCCTCCGAACATGCCTCGCCCCGCTCTCATCAAGGTCACCTGCGGCACCGACGACCCCGAGCGGTCCAACCAAGCCTTCACGGTCGCCGGTGCCGCCGTCGCGGCGGGGGCTGAAGTATCGTTGTGGCTGACCGGCGATGCCGTGTGGGCAGCCGTACCCGACCGAGGGCTCGACCTCGGGCTGAAGCACGCGACGCCGGTGGCGACGCTGCTCGAGGTGGTGCTGGGTGGCGGGGCGGTGACCGTGTGCACCCAGTGCGCCACCCGGCGTGGGATCACCGCGGCGGACGTCGCCGACGGGGTGCGGATCGCGGGTGCGGCGGTGTTCGCCGAGGAGGCGCTGCGCGACGGGGTGCAGGCGCTCGTCTACTGACGTCCGCGCCTACTGCGGCCGGGGGCTGTCCAGGACCAGGGTGATCGGGCCGTCGTTGACCGACTCGACCCGCATGTCGGCGCCGAAGACGCCGCACTCGACGTGGGCGCCGAGGCGCTGGAGCTCGGCGCAGAACGCGTCGTACAGCGGTTCGCTGACCGGGCCGGGCGCGGCCGCCTGCCAGGTGGGGCGCCGACCCTTGCGGGCGTCGCCGTACAGCGTGAACTGGCTGACCACGAGCACCGGGGCGCGGACGTCGGAGGCGGAGCGCTCCTCGCGCAGCAGCCGCAGGTCCCAGACCTTGCGCGCCGTCCACGCGACGTCCCGCGCGTCGTCGTCGTGGGTGACGCCGAGATAGACCAGCAGCCCGGGCCCGGCGAGCTCGCCGACCACCTCGCCGACCGGGTCGACGCTCTCGTCGTCGACCACCCGCACGCTCGCCCGCAGGACACGCTGGATCACCGCTCGCACGGATGCATGTTCTCGCACCCCGGTCTCTGGCAGCATGCCGGGATGACGGCCGCCCCGGACTCCCGCCCGCTCCCCCGCAACGCTCTCCTCGTCACCGTCGCCCCCACCGGCGCCGAGACGGCCAAGGGCGACGTCCCTCAGCTCCCCACGACGCTGGAGGAGCTGGTCGTCGCCGCCAAGGCCTGCGAGGTCGCGGGCGCTGCGATGGTGCACGTGCACATCCGCGACGACGAGCACCGCCCCACCCTCGACCTCGGCCGGCTCACCGAAACCGTGACCGCGCTGCGCGAGAGCACCGGCCTGGTCGTGCAGCTCTCCACCGGCGGCTCGGTGCACGACCCGCTCGAGGACCGGCTGCGGGTGCTCGACGCCGCACCCGACTCGTGCAGCCTGACGATGGGCACCGTGAACTTCGGCGACGAGGTGTTCCTCAACCCCTGGCCGTTCGTGCGCGAGCTCTACCGGCTCAGCCGGGAGCGCGAGGTGGTGCCGGAGTTCGAGCTCTTCGACCTCGGCCAGGTCGCCGCGCTGCGCCGGCTGCTCGACACCGAGGGCCTGCCGTACGGCGGGCGGGTGCACTGCGACCTGGTGATGGGCGTGCCCGGCGGGATGCCCGGCACCGCACCTGCGCTGGTCGCGGCGGTCGGGATGCTGCCGCCCGAGGTGACCAGCTGGTCGGCCACCGGGGTGGGCCGCTCGACGCTGCCGGTCGCGCTGGGCGCCCTGTCGATGGGCGGGCACCTGCGGGTCGGCATGGAGGACGTGCTGTCCTACGCCCCCGGCGTGCCGGTGACCTCCAACGCCCAGCTCGTCGAGCGCGCGGTCGCGCTGGGGCGCCTGGCCCAGCGCGAGCCGGTCGACGGCGCCGGCGCGGCCGCGCTGCTCGGGGTGCGCCCTCGCTGAGGACGCACCCGCGAGGGTGTCAGGCCTTCTGGTGCTTGCCGGCGTCGGCGGTCTCGGGTGCGTAGCCGTAGCCGTACCCGTAGCCGTAGCTGCCGCTGCGCCGCGCGGGCACCATGTTCATGACCAGGCCCAGCGCCTTGGCGTCGACGCTGGCGAGCCGCTCGACCGACTGCGCGAGCTGGTCGCGGGTGGTGGAGCCGTAGCGGACCACGAGCAGCGCGCCGTCGGCGTGCGAGGCCAGCAGGGCCGCGTCGGTGACCGGGAGCAGCGGCGGGGCGTCGATGATCACGACGTCGAAGTCGTTGCGGATCTTGGCCAGCAGCTCGGTCATCGCGTGCGACTGGAGCAGCTCGGCCGGGTTCGGGGGGATCGCCCCGGCGCTGAGCACCCTCAGGTCGGTGCCCGGGTGCTTCTGGATCGCCTCCTCGAGGCTGACCTTGCCGACCAGCACGGTGGTGACGCCGACGGCGTGGTCGAGGCCGAGCGCGGCACTGGCCTTGGGGCGGCGCAGGTCACCCTCGATGAGGAGCGTCTTCTTGCCGGCCTGGGCCAGCGACAGCGCCAGGTTGAGCGAGGTGCTGGTCTTGCCCTCGTTGGGCAGCGCCGAGGTCACGACCACGACCTTCTCGGCGTGGTCGACCTCGAGGAACTGCAGGTTGGTGCGGATCACCCGGAACGCCTCGGCGCGCGGCGCCGTCGTGGGCAGCGAGGTGATCAGCGGCTCGGTGCGGGCCGCGGCGTCGTAGGCGATCGAGCCGAGCATCGGCGCCGCGGTGAGCGTGGTGGCCTCGGCCGGGTCCTTGACGCTGGTGTCGAGCAGCTCGCGCAGCAGCGCCAGGCCGACACCCAGCAGCAGGCCGAGCACCAGGCCGAGGCCCAGGTTGCGCACCGGCTGCGGCGAGGACGGGTCGCTCGGCAGGGACGCCGCGTCGGAGAGGCTGGCGCGGATCGGGGTGCGTCCGCCGATCGTCTCGATCTCCTCGATCCAGGCGGAGAGCTGCTCGGCGTAGGACTGCGCGATCGCCTGGGCCAGCGCGGGCTCCGGGTCGGTCGCGGTGATCTTGACCATCACGGTCTCGGGCAGCACCGAGGCCGACACCTTGCCCGTGAGCTCAGCGGCGGTGAGGTCGAGGTCGAGGTCGGCGATCACCGAGTCGGCCAGCTGGGTCGTGTTGACCTGCTGGGCGTAGGAGGTCACCCGCTGCCCGGAGAACAGCGCGCCCTGGTAGGCGTCGCTGCCACCGCTCTGGCTGGAGGTGGAGACGAAGAGCTGCGCCGAGGACTGGTACTGCGGCGTCGCGGTGAACGTCAACGTCGCCGCCGCCGCCAGCACCACCGCCGTGACGGACAGGATCATCAGCCAGCGCCGCCGAAGCAGCCTCAGGTAGTCACGCAACTCCACGCGGGCACTCCAAGCATCGGTACAGGGGATAGGCCCCCGCGACCCTATCGGCCGGTGACCGGGCCCTCGTGACCGGCATCGCACGGTGGGACTGGCCGCTCCAGGCCGCGTGACAGGGTGGGGGCATGAGCATCGAGCAGATCGCCCACGAGGCGGAGGAGGCGGACGGCGCCGCGCCGCTGGACGAGGCGACCTGGCGGGCGCTCGCCCACCACGAGCGGGTGCGGGCCTGGGAGAGCGAGGACGGCTTCGCGCTGCTGGTCGGCGCCGACCTGAGCCTGGTCGTGCGCCCGACCGCCCGCCGCCGCGGGGTCGGGCGGGCACTCCTCGAGCACGTCCTCGCCAACACCGAGGCCGCCGGCCCCGCGCAGCTGCTCGCCTGGTCGCACGGCAACCACCCCGGGGCGGCCGCGCTCGCCGCGGCGTACGACTTCGAGCGGGTGCGGGACCTGTGGGTGATGCGCCGCGACGCGAGCGACCCGCTGCCGGCGCTGACGGTGCCGGCCGGGATCGAGGTGCGCGGCTACCGGCCGCAGGACGCCGAGGAGGTGGTGCGCGTCAACGCCGCCGCCTTCGCCGCCCACCCCGAGCAGGGCGCGATGGACGCCGCGGAGCTCGAGGAGCGGATGCGCGCGGACTGGTTCGACCCCGCGGGGCTGCTGGTCGCCACCGAGGCCGGCTCGGACCGGCTGCTCGGCTTCCACTGGACCAAGCGCCACTCCCCCGAGCTCGGCGAGGTCTACGTCGTGGGCATCGACCCGGCCGCGCAGGGACGCGGACTCGGCTCCCTGCTCACCCTCGCCGGCCTGCACCACCTCACCGACGCCGGGGTGCGCGAGGTGCTGCTCTACGTCGAGTCCGACAACGCCCCCGCCATCGCCGTCTACTCCCGTCTCGGCTTCCGCCACGACGACGTGGACACGCACGTGCAGTACCGGCGCGGCTGAGGTCGGCCCACCGGCTCGACCAGTGGGCCCCCGGCGGCGGGGCTCGACTACGCTCAGCGCCGATGAACGCGGCCACCTCACTCGACGAATCCGACCAGACCGGCGGGCGCCGCTGGCGGCGTCGCGACCGGGCCACCGTGCCCCCCGAGCCCACCCCACCCCCGGCTCCGCTCCTCAGCCCCGAGGAGTACGCCGCCCGGCTCGGCGAGGCCCAGGCCGCCGCCGAGCAGGCCACCGCGCTGCGCCGCTCCGCCGAGCTGGCCGCCGCGGAGGCGAGCGCCGAGCGGCTGGTCGCCGAGGACGCCGCCCGCGAGGCGATCGCGGCCCGCGAGGCGGCCGACCGAACGCTCACCGAGCGCGCGGCCGCCGTCGAGGAGGCGTTCGCGGCACGCGCCGCCGCCGAGCAGGCCGCCGCCGCTGCCACCGACGAGCGCACCGCCGCTGAGACGGCCGGCACCGAGGCCGCCCGGCTGCGCGAGCAGGCCGAGCAGGCCGCCCGCGCCCAGGCCGAGGCCGCCGCCGCGGCCGCCGCGCTGCACGAGCAGGCCGAGGCCGCCGCCCAGCGGGCCGAGGAGGCGCGCGAGCGCGCCGAGCAGGTCGCGCGCGAGCAGACCGACGCCGCCCGGGCCGCCCTCGAGGCCCGCACCCGGGCCGAGGAGGCCGCCCGCGAGGCCGCCGCCGCGGCCGAGGCGGCCCACACCGCCCGCGGCGAGGCCGAGCAGGCCGCCGCCGAGCAGGCCAGCGTCGCCGCCCAGGCCCAGGGCGAGCGCACCACCGCCGAGGAGGCGCTGCGCGCCGCCGTGGCGAGCGCGGCCACCGCCACCGAGGAGCACCTCGCCCGCACCGCGGCCACCGCCCGGGAGCGCCAGGTCGCCGAGACCGCCGCGGCCGAGCAGGCCGCCGCCCGCGAGGCGGCCGAGGCGAAGGCCGCCGAGCAGGCGGCCGCCCGCACCGCCGCCGACGAGGCCGCCACCGAGCACGCACGCCTGGCCCAGGAGGCGCACGCCGCGCGCACCGCCGCCGAGCAGGCAGCCGGCGCCGCCGCGGTGGACGCCGCCCAGGCCCACGAGGCCCGCCGCGCCGCCGAGCAGGCGGCCGCCGAGCAGGCCGCGCTCGCCGGACGTGCGGCCGCCGCCGAGCACGCCGCGCACACCGAGTCCGCCGCCGCCGGCGCGCTCGCCCGCGCCGAGGCCGAGGCCCGCCAGACGGCCGAGACCGCCGCCGCGGAGCACGCCCGACTCGCCCAGGCGGCGTACGACGCCCGCGCGGTGGCCGAGCGCGCCGCCGAGGAGGCCTTCGCCGCCCGCACCCTCGCCGACGAGGCCGCCCGGGCCCAGGCGCGGGCCGCCGAGGAGGCGCACGCCGCGCGGCTCGCCGCCGAGGAGGACGCCGCCAGCGCCGCCGAGCAGGCCGCGGCCGCACTGGTCGCCCGCACCGAGGCCGAGGCCGCCGCCACCGCCCAGGCCACCCTGGCCGGGCAGGCCGCGGCCGGCGAGAGCGCCGCCCACGCCGCCGCCGAGCAGGCGAGCGAGACCGCTCGGCTCGCCCATGAGTCCCGGACCGCCGCGGAGGAGTCCGCCCGCGCGCTGGCCGCCGACCTCGAGGCAGCCCACGCCGCGCGGCTCGAGGCCGAGGAGGTCGCGACCGCGGCCGTCGTGGCCCGGGTCGCCGCCGAGCAGGAGGCCCAGGCGCACGCCGAGCTCGCCGCCCAGGCCACCGAGGCCCGCCAGCGCGCCGAGGAGCAGCTCGCCGCACGCACCGAGGAGCTCGCCGCCGCGCTCGCCGCCCGCGAGGCCGCCGAGCGCGACGCCGCCGAGCACGCCCGGCTGCGCGCCGAGGTCGAGGACGCCGCCGAGGCGCGCGCCATCGACCGGCAGGCCGTCGAGTCCTCGGTGCGCCACCAGGCCGAGCTCGCCGAGTACGCCCTCGAGGACCGGATCGCCGCCGAGGAGCGCGCGGCCGCCCTGGCCGTCGAGCTGGCCGAGGCCCGCGAGCAGCTGCTCGGCGGGGCCCCGCGCCACGCGGCGCCCGCGCCCGCGACTCCTGAGGCCCCGATCGTCTCGCGCCCGGACGACGCGCCCGCGGAGAAGCCGGTGCGCTACCGACGCCGCCGCGGCGCCGTGTTCGGCTGGCTGCTGGTGCTGCTCGCGCTCGCCGCGGCCGGCGCGACGGCGTACCTCGTGGTCGACGGTCGGGTCGCCAACGACCTCGCGGTGATCGGCGGCGTCCTCGCGCTCCTCCTGCTGGTGCTCGGCGTGCGGGTGCTGACCTCGCGCCGCTTCGTGCGGATCGGCAACGGCCTCGTCGAGGTCCGCGCCGACGGCGAGCACCACCATGTCGACCTCACCGACGAGCGCACCCGCGTCACCCTCGCCGGCACCCCCGGCGAGCCCGGCTGGGAGGCCCGCTTGGAGCGTCCCGCGATGCCGCCGCTGGTCATCGACGCGAAGATGGTCGACCCGGTCGAGTTCACCGCGCTCCTGCGCCGGTGGCGCCCGGAGGTCTGAGATCTCGGGTAGTTCGTGACGTTGGGGACTGTGGAGAGCGTTGTCCACAGTCCCTCGCGTCACGAACTACCTACTCCGTCACCGGCACGCCTCAGCCCGGAGACTCCGCGCAGTAGCGCCGCAGCGCGACCAGCTGGTCCTCCGGCTCGAAGCCGGTGGCGCGGATCCGGGTCAGGTCGAGCACGCTGTGGCGCGGGCGGGGCGCCATCGCCTTGCCCGCGGCGTACTCCTCGGTGCTCACCGGCGTCACGTCGTCGCCCGAGCGACCGCTGAGCGCGAAGACCGCCCGCGCGAGCCCCGCCCACGACAGCGGGTCGCCGGCGTTGCTGACGTGATAGGTGCCGTACGCCGCGCCGACGTCGAGCAGGTGCCGGGTGGCGCGCGCGAGCTCGTCGGTGAACGTCAGCCGGCCGATCTGGTCGTCGACCACGCTCGGCGAGACGCCCCGGGCGGCCAGCGACTGCATCGTCCGCACGAAGTTGCCGCCGGCGCCGACCACCCACGAGGTGCGCAGCAGGTAGTGCCGCGGGGTGGTCGCGACCGCGACGTCGCCCGCGGCCTTGGTCTGCCCGTAGACGCCGAGCGGGCTCAGCGGCTCGTCCTCGGTGTGCACCTCGCGGGTGCCGTCGAAGACGTAGTCGGAGGAGTAGTGCACCAGCGTCAGCCGGTGCTCGGTGGCCACCCGGGCCAGCGCGGCGGGCGCCTGGGCGTTCGCCGCCCACGCCCCGGCCCGCCCGTCCGGCGTCTCGGCGTCGTCGACGCCGGTCCAGGCGGCGGCGTTGATCACCACGTCGTACTCCCCCCACGGCCAGGCGGCCAGCGCCTCGGGGTCGGTCACGTCGAGCTCGTCGCGGCCCACGACGTGGCTGCCCGGGAACGCCTCCGCGAGCGCCTGCCCGAGCTGGCCGTGCCCGCCGAGCACCAGCGTGCGCCGCCCGGCCATCGGCTCCACGGCGTCGAGGGTGGGGTTGTGCCGGTCCTTCTCGGAGACGTCGGCCTCGGCGAGCGGCACCGGCCACGGGATCGCGAGCGCCGGGTCGTCGAGCGCGACGGCGGGGTAGGTCGTGCCGGGGCGCCAGTGCTCGTTGACCAGGTAGGAGTACGCCGTCGCGTCCTCGAGCGCCTGGTAGGAGTTGCCGACCCCGCGCGGGACGAACACCGCGGTGCCGGGACCGACCTCGAGGTGGACCACGGTGCCGAGGCTGTCGCCCGCCCGCAGGTCCACCCACGCGCCGAAGACCCGTCCGGTGGCCACCGAGACCAGCTTGTCCCAGGGCTCGGCGTGGATGCCGCGGGTGGCGCCGCGCCGGGCGTTGAAGGAGATGTTGTTCTGCACCGGCCCGAAGTCGGGCAGCCCGAGGGCGGTCATCTTCTCGCGCTGCCAGTTCTCCTTGAACCAGCCGCGGGAGTCGGCGTGCACGGGCAGCTGCACCACGAGGAGGCCGGGGATCGCGGTCTCCTCCACGCGAAGGGTCGCGACAGGCTCCGTCACCGTCACTGGCCCTTCGCCGCGTAGGCGCTCTCGACCGCGCCCTTGTGGGGGCGCCACCAGTCCTCGTGCGCGGCGTACCACTCGACGGTGGCGGCGAGCCCGGCCTCGAAGTCGGCGTACGCCGGCGCCCAGCCGAGCTCGGTGCGCAGCTTGGTGGAGTCGATCGCGTAGCGCAGGTCGTGCCCGGCGCGGTCGGTCACCAGGTCGAAGTCGTCCTCCGGGCGCCCGAGCTGGCGCAGGATCGCGCGCACGACCTCCAGGTTGGTGCGCTCCCCGTCGGCGCCGATCAGGTAGGTCTCGCCGATGCGCCCGCGGGTGAGGATCGTCCACACGGCGGCGGAGTGGTCCTCGGCGTGGATCCAGTCGCGCACGTTGAGCCCCGCGCCGTACACCTTGGGCCGGCCGCCGGCGAGCACGTTGGTGATCTGGCGCGGGATGAACTTCTCGACGTGCTGCCAGGGCCCGTAGTTGTTGGAGCAGTTGGAGATCGTCGCCTGCACCCCGAAGCTGCGCACCCACGCCCGCACCAGGTGGTCCGAGCCGGCCTTGGTGGCGGAGTACGGGCTGGAGGGGTTGTACGCCGTGGCCTCGGTGAAGCGCTGCGGGTCGTCGAGCGCGAGGTCGCCGTACACCTCGTCGGTGGAGACGTGGTGGAGCCGGGTCCCGGCCTTGCGGACCGCCTCGAGCAGGGTGAAGGTGCCGACCAGGTTGGTGTGGATGAACGGCGAGGGGTCGGCCAGCGAGTTGTCGTTGTGGGACTCCGCGGCGAAGTGGACCACCGCGTCGTGCTCGGCGACGAGCGGGTCGACGACCGCCCCGTCGGCCACGTCGCCGACCACCAGCGAGACCCGGTCCGACGGCAGCGCGTCGATCGCCTCGCGGCTGGCGGCGTAGGTCAGCCGGTCCAGCACGGTGACCCGCGCGTCGGTCCGGGCGACGAGGTGATGCACGAAGTTGGAGCCGATGAATCCGGCGCCACCGGTCACGAGGATGCGGTTCATGTGCTCGATGCTAGGCACCGAGGTCCCGGTCGTGCCTACAGTTCGCTCCATGCGCGGCATCATCCTCGCCGGCGGGACCGGCTCCAGGCTGCACCCCATCACGCTCGGCGTCAGCAAGCAGCTGCTGCCGGTCTATGACAAGCCGATGATCTACTACCCGCTCTCGACGCTGATGCTGGCCGGGATCCGCGAGGTCCTGGTGATCACCACGCCGCACGAGGCCGACCTCTTCCGGCGGCTGCTCGGCGACGGCTCGCAGTTCGGGATCGAGATCTCCTGGGCGGTCCAGCCCAGCCCCGACGGCCTCGCCCAGGCGTTCATGATCGGCGAGCGGCACATCGGCTCCGAGCCGGTCGGGATGGTGCTGGGCGACAACCTCTTCTACGGCGAGGGCCTCGGCACCCGGCTGCGCCGCTTCCACGACGTCGACGGCGCCGTGGTCTTCGGCTACCGGGTCGCCGACCCCACGGCGTACGGCGTGGTGGAGTTCGACGACGCCGGGCTGGCGCTCTCCCTGGAGGAGAAGCCCGCGCACCCGCGCAGCAACTACGCGGTGCCGGGGCTGTACTTCTACGACGCCGGCGTGGTCGACCTGGCCCGCGACCTCAAGCCCTCCGAGCGCGGCGAGCTCGAGATCACCGACCTCAACCGGCGCTACCTCGAGCAGGGGCGCCTGCACGTCGAGGTGCTCCCCCGCGGTGCCGCGTGGCTGGACACCGGCACCTTCGACGACCTCGCCAACGCCAGCGACTTCGTGCGCGCGATCGA includes the following:
- a CDS encoding O-antigen ligase family protein, producing the protein MYVALLGDQPAAGVVGLVLAVLLFRDWRVWATLAAATLPFAAPLVVSAGGLGLALCDIFAVLALASYYSQGKHRDLPWRPLAAVAVPVAGAAVYFIVAGLQVVGVHPSIHTALTLVQRIELVVVWLVLGAVIYQGKALRPVLIVYVAGSLLLALAWYAAPGSTGVLGVQKNPAGSVIVVAILIALIMWKSTWRLVPVVILVGGLACTGSRGSMVSLAVAALVLLALGRSLKTSVIALAGMGAAAWAALAFLPAAMVDRILNRSSEGRYNADLRDVFVEDALTQWSHHQWTGVGIGEYQQYFSAIIRVPTTDPHNVYALALVEGGWPLLLGFLFLMGVTMVWLVRHFRVSPLIVLAICASAATFVHAYIDVYWVRGTPSLAWLLVGIAGGAIAASMSAELEPKPEHEPVQIGRPATPMRR
- a CDS encoding SGNH/GDSL hydrolase family protein encodes the protein MSKPARQVIDPSPLVTRLWGTFLILALSGGIAAGWAHFSSRVDETVGASSAIRAPKGPCDHDPVAAVPDLRDGDVVAAAIGDSFMYGQGAERPSGGYIDQVADAVAWDFSPFPNRGAGYVHYGMDRKGWDYGLMAERKVVPLNPDVVFIQGSPNDLPEPGVEDRAHQVFRYLARELPDAAIVVLGPIPAPDVRPELERLNGEIRDGAACAGVHFIDAFDRGWSIEHRPDGDVHPTQRGHDRLAQEVLSGLRDFAA
- a CDS encoding DsrE family protein gives rise to the protein MPRPALIKVTCGTDDPERSNQAFTVAGAAVAAGAEVSLWLTGDAVWAAVPDRGLDLGLKHATPVATLLEVVLGGGAVTVCTQCATRRGITAADVADGVRIAGAAVFAEEALRDGVQALVY
- the dtd gene encoding D-aminoacyl-tRNA deacylase; its protein translation is MRAVIQRVLRASVRVVDDESVDPVGEVVGELAGPGLLVYLGVTHDDDARDVAWTARKVWDLRLLREERSASDVRAPVLVVSQFTLYGDARKGRRPTWQAAAPGPVSEPLYDAFCAELQRLGAHVECGVFGADMRVESVNDGPITLVLDSPRPQ
- a CDS encoding BKACE family enzyme; this encodes MTAAPDSRPLPRNALLVTVAPTGAETAKGDVPQLPTTLEELVVAAKACEVAGAAMVHVHIRDDEHRPTLDLGRLTETVTALRESTGLVVQLSTGGSVHDPLEDRLRVLDAAPDSCSLTMGTVNFGDEVFLNPWPFVRELYRLSREREVVPEFELFDLGQVAALRRLLDTEGLPYGGRVHCDLVMGVPGGMPGTAPALVAAVGMLPPEVTSWSATGVGRSTLPVALGALSMGGHLRVGMEDVLSYAPGVPVTSNAQLVERAVALGRLAQREPVDGAGAAALLGVRPR
- a CDS encoding polysaccharide biosynthesis tyrosine autokinase — protein: MELRDYLRLLRRRWLMILSVTAVVLAAAATLTFTATPQYQSSAQLFVSTSSQSGGSDAYQGALFSGQRVTSYAQQVNTTQLADSVIADLDLDLTAAELTGKVSASVLPETVMVKITATDPEPALAQAIAQSYAEQLSAWIEEIETIGGRTPIRASLSDAASLPSDPSSPQPVRNLGLGLVLGLLLGVGLALLRELLDTSVKDPAEATTLTAAPMLGSIAYDAAARTEPLITSLPTTAPRAEAFRVIRTNLQFLEVDHAEKVVVVTSALPNEGKTSTSLNLALSLAQAGKKTLLIEGDLRRPKASAALGLDHAVGVTTVLVGKVSLEEAIQKHPGTDLRVLSAGAIPPNPAELLQSHAMTELLAKIRNDFDVVIIDAPPLLPVTDAALLASHADGALLVVRYGSTTRDQLAQSVERLASVDAKALGLVMNMVPARRSGSYGYGYGYGYAPETADAGKHQKA
- the mshD gene encoding mycothiol synthase produces the protein MSIEQIAHEAEEADGAAPLDEATWRALAHHERVRAWESEDGFALLVGADLSLVVRPTARRRGVGRALLEHVLANTEAAGPAQLLAWSHGNHPGAAALAAAYDFERVRDLWVMRRDASDPLPALTVPAGIEVRGYRPQDAEEVVRVNAAAFAAHPEQGAMDAAELEERMRADWFDPAGLLVATEAGSDRLLGFHWTKRHSPELGEVYVVGIDPAAQGRGLGSLLTLAGLHHLTDAGVREVLLYVESDNAPAIAVYSRLGFRHDDVDTHVQYRRG
- a CDS encoding sugar nucleotide-binding protein, with the translated sequence MTEPVATLRVEETAIPGLLVVQLPVHADSRGWFKENWQREKMTALGLPDFGPVQNNISFNARRGATRGIHAEPWDKLVSVATGRVFGAWVDLRAGDSLGTVVHLEVGPGTAVFVPRGVGNSYQALEDATAYSYLVNEHWRPGTTYPAVALDDPALAIPWPVPLAEADVSEKDRHNPTLDAVEPMAGRRTLVLGGHGQLGQALAEAFPGSHVVGRDELDVTDPEALAAWPWGEYDVVINAAAWTGVDDAETPDGRAGAWAANAQAPAALARVATEHRLTLVHYSSDYVFDGTREVHTEDEPLSPLGVYGQTKAAGDVAVATTPRHYLLRTSWVVGAGGNFVRTMQSLAARGVSPSVVDDQIGRLTFTDELARATRHLLDVGAAYGTYHVSNAGDPLSWAGLARAVFALSGRSGDDVTPVSTEEYAAGKAMAPRPRHSVLDLTRIRATGFEPEDQLVALRRYCAESPG
- the rfbB gene encoding dTDP-glucose 4,6-dehydratase; this translates as MNRILVTGGAGFIGSNFVHHLVARTDARVTVLDRLTYAASREAIDALPSDRVSLVVGDVADGAVVDPLVAEHDAVVHFAAESHNDNSLADPSPFIHTNLVGTFTLLEAVRKAGTRLHHVSTDEVYGDLALDDPQRFTEATAYNPSSPYSATKAGSDHLVRAWVRSFGVQATISNCSNNYGPWQHVEKFIPRQITNVLAGGRPKVYGAGLNVRDWIHAEDHSAAVWTILTRGRIGETYLIGADGERTNLEVVRAILRQLGRPEDDFDLVTDRAGHDLRYAIDSTKLRTELGWAPAYADFEAGLAATVEWYAAHEDWWRPHKGAVESAYAAKGQ
- the rfbA gene encoding glucose-1-phosphate thymidylyltransferase RfbA yields the protein MRGIILAGGTGSRLHPITLGVSKQLLPVYDKPMIYYPLSTLMLAGIREVLVITTPHEADLFRRLLGDGSQFGIEISWAVQPSPDGLAQAFMIGERHIGSEPVGMVLGDNLFYGEGLGTRLRRFHDVDGAVVFGYRVADPTAYGVVEFDDAGLALSLEEKPAHPRSNYAVPGLYFYDAGVVDLARDLKPSERGELEITDLNRRYLEQGRLHVEVLPRGAAWLDTGTFDDLANASDFVRAIEHRQGQKIGAPEEVAWRMGLIDDDQLAARAAELTKSGYGVYLARLLDEGR